Sequence from the Nocardia cyriacigeorgica GUH-2 genome:
CGGGGCTGGTGTGGCCGTAGTGGGTGGGGTGGGCGGAGGCGGTGATGGCGGGCAGCATGGCGCGTGGGATGTCGAACAGGGTGAGAAGTTCGTCGTCCCAGTCGAGGGTGTCGAGGTCCATGAGCATGGTGCGGGCGGCGTTGGTGACGTCGGTGCGGTGGATGCCGCCGCGGGTGCCGCCGGTGAGGTTCCACAGCAGCCAGGTGTCGATGGTGCCGAACAGGGCGTCGCCGCGTTCGGCGGCGGCGCGCAGACCCGGTTGGGTGTCGAGCAGCCAGCGGATCTTGCCGCCGGAGAAGTAGGTGGCCGGTGGTAGTCCGGTGCGGTGGCGGATGAGTGGGCCTGCGGTGGCGTCGAGTTCGGCGGCGATGCGGTCGGTGCGGGTGTCTTGCCAGACGATGGCGTTGTGCAGGGGGCGGCCGGTGGTGCGGTCCCAGATGACGGTGGTTTCGCGTTGGTTGGTGACGCCGATGGCGGCCAGGTCGCGGGCGCGCAGTCCGTGGCGGCCCAGGGCGGTTTGGATGACCGCGCAGCTGCGTTCCCAGATTTCGACGGGGTTGTGTTCGACCCAGCCGGGGCGCGGCAGGATCTGCTCGTGTTCGAGCTGGTGGCCGGCGATGACGGTTGCGGTGTGGTCGAAGATCAGGAATCGGGTGCTGGTGGTGCCTTGGTCGAGGGCGCCGATGAGGTCGGTCATCTGTTCTTCCGTTGTCGGGCTCGCTGCCCGTCGCAGGAGCGGCCACTGCCGAACCTAGGAACCGCCGACGCCGCCGACAACGGGGTGCGTTCGACAATGTCGAACGATTCGCGGCTACGGTAGGTGGGTGCCCGGTTCCATTCAGTCGATCGAACGTGCCGCCGCGATCATGGCCTTGGTGGCGCAGGCGCCGTTCGGGATCGGGGTGAGCGAGGTGGCGGGCGCGTTGGGGCTGCCCAAGGCGACCGTCCACGGGTTGCTGCGGACGCTGCACGGGGTGGGATATGTGGAGCAGGATTCGCGCAGCGGGAAATACCGGATGGGTGCGGGTCCCTCCGGTGCTGGTATGGACACCAATGTGTTGCGCTCGTATGCGATGAACTGGGCCGACACGTTGGCGGCGCGGTCGGGGGAATCGGTGCGGATGGGTGCGGTGCACGACGACGGCGTGCAGATCGTGCACCACGTGTTCCGCCCGGATCCGTCGCCGCAGCGGCTGCGGGTCGGTGTGGTGTTGCCGTTGCATGCCACCGCACTGGGCAAAGTGCTGCTCGCCTACACCCCCGGACTCGCCGAACGCGGCGACGAACTCACCGCTTTCACTCGCCGCACCATCACCGCGCCGCGTGCGCTGCACGCCCAGATCGCGCAGGTGCGGGCGCAGGGGTTCGCCACCGATATCGGTGAATTCGCGGCCGAGCGGGCCTCGGTCGCGGCACCGGTGCGTGATCCCGGTGGGCGGGTGGTCGGCGCGATCGGTGTGGTCGGCGCGGTGGACCGGGTGAGCAGTGCGGCGGTGGTGGGGCCGGGGCTGGTGGAGTTGGTGCGGTCGGCGGCGTCGGCGATCTCGGGCGATATCGCCGCCGACCGGGCGCGGGTGCGGCGGTGAGAGCGGCGGGGCGGGCCAGCAACCGGTTCGTGCTGGCGGTCGATCAGGGCACCACCTCGAGCCGCGCCATCGTCTACGACGCGGCGGGGCAGTTGGTGTCGGTGGTGCAGCGTGAGCATCGTCAGCTGTATCCGGCGGCCGGGCGGGTCGAACACGACGCGGCCGAGGTGCGCCGCCATGTCGAGGCGTTGATCGGGCGCGCGATCGGTGCGGCCGGGATCGCCGCCGGGCAGGTGGTGGGGATCGGGATCGCCAACCAGCGGGAGACGACGCTGCTGTGGGATCGGCGCACCGGCCGCCCGGTCGGCAATGCCATCGTCTGGCAGGACACCCGGACCGACGATCTGGTCGCCGAATTGGCCGCACGCCCCGACGCCGCCGAGGTGAGCCGGCTGTCCGGGCTGCCGCTGCTGGGCTATTTCGCCGCCCCGCGCATCCGCTGGTTGCTCAACCGCGACGAACGCCTGCGCGACGACGCCGAACGCGGCCACATCCTGTTCGGCACCATGGATTCCTGGCTGATCTGGAACCTCACCGGCGGCGCGCACGTCACCGATGTGAGCAACGCCGGGCGCACCCTGCTGATGAACCTGCACACCCTGGACTGGGATGCCCGGCTGCTCGAGTTCTTCGGCATCCCGCGCGCGATGCTGCCCGACATCCGCTCCAGCGCCGAGATCTACGGCCACACCGTCATCGAGCCGGCCGGGATCCCGATCGCGGCCGCGCTCGGCGATCAGCAGGCGGCACTGGTCGGGCAGACCTGTTTCGCGGCCGGGGAAACCAAATGCACCTACGGCACCGGCGCGTTCCTGTTGTCGAATACCGGGACCGCGCCGGTGTTTTCCCGGCACGGGCTGCTGACCACCGTCGGGTTCCGCCTCGGTGCCGAACCCGCCCACTACGCGCTGGAAGGGTCGATCGCCTCCACCGGTTCGCTGGTGCAGTGGCTGCGCGACCGGCTCGGGCTCATCGACGCCGCGCCCGAGATCGAAACCCTCGCCGCCACCGTCGCCGACAACGGCGGCTGCTCGGTGGTGCCGGCGTTCTCCGGGTTGTTCGCACCGCGCTGGCAGGCCGAAGCGCGCGGGGTGATCACCGGACTGACCTCCTACATCACTCGCGGACACCTGGCGCGGGCGGTGCTGGAGGCCACCGCATGGCAGACCCGGGAAGTGGTCGAGGCGTTGAACGCCGACACCGGGCAACCGGTGACCGAGCTGCGCGTCGACGGCGGGATGACCTCGAACAATCTGCTGATGCAGCAGATCAGCGACGCGCTCGGGATACCGGTGCAGCGGCCGCTGTTCGCCGAAACCGTCTCCCTCGGTGCGGCCTACGCGGCGGGGCTGGCGGTCGGCTTGTGGCCGGACCTGGACGGATTGCGCCGCAACCGCCACATCGCCGGACGCTGGCTACCCACCGTGTCGGCCGCCGACCGCGACCGCGGCTACCGGCAGTGGAGCCGGGCCGCCGCGCTGAGCTACCACGGGACCGGCGACACCGGCAGCTAGAGGCTGCCGCCCCCACCGACCAGCCACGGATTGAACGTGCACACCAGATCCGGGTGCGCGGCGGGATCGAGGGCCCGCAACACCATCGACGTCGCGCGCGGGGAATACATCATCGTCAGGTGATCGGACAGGTCCTGTTCGCAGCCGTCCTGCACGGTCAGGTTGGTGACGGTGGCGTCCGGGCCTGCCCGCAGGAACGTCAGATCGTAGGGGTTGACGATTTCGTCCCACCGCGAGCCGATGACGGTGTAGTCGACGCCCGCCGCGGTGTCGCCGCCGGCGTTGAGCGCGGTCAGAAACGGTGAGCCGATGACCTGTTCGATATTGGCCGGGCCGACGAACAGCTGGTTGAACCCGAGGATGTCGACACCTAGATCGTTGATGGCGCGCCCGAGGGCGGCGATGCCGAGCAGGCTGGTGCCGTGATGGGTGGCGCCGAGGGTGACCAGTTTCGTCACCTTCTGGTTGCCGCCGTCGAACTTCACATAGTGGTTCGACACGGTGCCACCTTGGGAGTGGGCGACGATATCGACCGACTGCGCGCCCGTCTCCCCCAGTACCCGGTCCACGAAATCGGCCAGCTGGCGCGATGATTGCGTCATCGGCCCGACCGCGTTGCGTCCCGGCAGCAGCGGGCCCAGACCACCGCCGTCGAGCACCCCGGCCTGCCCGTAGTTGAGGGCGAACACACAGAAACCGGCGCGCGCCAGCCGCGGGGACAGGTAGGCGAAATTGTCGTAGGCGTTCATCCACGACCCGTGCATCAACACCACCGGACGCGGATGCTCAGCGGTGGGGCGGCAATTCCAGTCATTGGCGCCCGGCGGCGCCGCATTCGGATGCAGTAGACCGTAAGCGAACGCGGCCAGCGCGGCCGTCATCTCCGGGCCCGGCCCCGCCGCGACGGTCGACCGGCTGGGCACCGTGCCCGCGCTGCCGGTCGACGTGACCGCCGCGAGGCCGGGGTGCGGTGTGGCCTGATTGATCTGGTCGGCCAGTAGCTGTTCGGTGAACGGCACCTGCGGACCAGCCTGGACCTGCCCCGATACCGTGCCCGCCGCCATGATCGCCGCGCCCGCCAGGACCGCCGCCGCTCGTGCGGCGCGTCGTACTTCCCAACCCATGTCTGCCCTCTCACGCACTCCCGGCCATCGCGCACCGGATCTGATTCGAAACTCGTGGCGACGCTAGGAGTTCCGGTGACCGGCGCGGATCGCATTCGCGGCGAATCCGAGCATTCCCACCGCAACACCGGGCGCGGATTGGAGAAAAGTACAACCCGATGAGAGCAGGTGGTTCGAGCGCCGGTGGGCGCCTGATCCGGCCGGTACGCTCGTCGGTGAGCTCGCACGTGACCAACCAGGGGGCCGTTCATGAGCGTCGAGACCACCGCCGACATCGTCGGACAGGTTTTGCTGAAGCTCGCCGAACCCGAAGGCCGCGCCGACCCCTACCCGCTGTATGAGCGGTTGCGGGCCTGCGGACCAGCGGTGCCGGCTCCCGACGGGACCCTCGTGGTCACCGGCTACCGGCTGGTGTCGGCGCTGGCACGCGATCACCGGCTGCGCAAACGACCCGAGACCTCGTTGACCGCCAACGGATTCCCACACTGGCGGCAGCGACCCGGATTGCGGTTGATCTTCGGCAGCATGCTGGTGGCCAACCCACCCGAACACACCAGGCTGCGGCGACTGGTGTCCGGCGCGTTCACCAACCGCCGCGTCGCCGGGATGCGGGCGGCGATCGAGGGCCTGGTCAGCGGGTTGCTCGACCGGATGGAAGCCGCCGACGGTCCCGTGGACTTCATCGACGAGTTCGCATTCCCGTTGCCGGTCACCGTGATCGGTGAACTGCTCGGCATCCCCGAATCCGACCGCATGCGCTTCCAGCCACTGGTGCGCGACTGGACCATGGTGCTGGACCGCCTCGACGAACCCACCGTCGCCGCCGCCGACACCGCGGCCGACACCATCATCGACTACCTCGGCGAGCTGATTGCGCGCCGCCGCCGCGAACCCGCCGACGACCTGCTGTCCGCACTCGCCACCCCCGACGGACTGCCCGACGACGAACTGATCACCATGGCCGCGCTGCTGTTCGCCGCCGGCTTCGAAACCACCACCGGCCTGCTCGCCAACGGACTCCTCGCCCTGCTCGACCACCCCGACCAAGCCGACCAGCTGCGGCAACACCCCGAGCTCGCCGGCTCCGCGGTCGAAGAACTCCTGCGCTACAACTCGCCGGTGCAGCTGCTCACCTCCCGCACCGCACCCGAAGCGATGAACGTCGGCGGACTGGAACTGGCCGCAGGCCAACGCGTCATCATGCTGCTCGGCGCCGCCAACCATGACCCCGAAATCTTCGACGACCCCGCCCGGCTGCGCCTGGACCGCGACGGCGAACCACCCCTATCCTTCGGTGGCGGCATCCACTACTGCCTCGGCGCTCCCCTGGCCCGCCTCGAAGCCCAGATCGCCTTCCCCGCCCTGCTACGACGCTTCCCCGGACTGGCCCTCGCCGCCGACCCCGCGCCGCGCGACGGGCTCGCACTGCACGGGCTCGTGCGCATGCCCATCCACCTGCGATAACCCGTGCGGCACGCGTCCGCCGGGCCGCCGGCCACTGGATGGGCGCCGAGGCCTCCTTCGTCGAGGTGGTGTCGGCGTTCGGTCTGGCGGCGACGTCGGCGGCCTCAGACACCACACTCGCCCGAGGCACCGGGAGCAGCTCACGACAACGGGCCAGTTCTTCGGCCGGTCCGGCTGGCAGATGCGTGGCAGCAGACTCGCCGAAACCGTCGATTACCACAGCGCACTGACCGTGCTCGCCGCCCTCGTCCGCCGCACCGGTCGGATACCTGCACAGGCAGCGCTGAACTCGGCTGCCACACTGGAACGACACCAGGTGGGAGGCCGAGATGGACGTTGCGTCAGCGGAATCGGCGCCGGCGACCGCATGGGCGCAAGAGCGGCGGCGTCTACCCGGCGTGAGCTGGGAGACGCTCGAGGCGCACCTGTTCACCGGCCATCCGCACATCCAGCTGCTGCTGCGGGTCCGGGGACGGGTCCTGCCATGGCGTGGCGGCTGGTATTGCGCCGCCGCGATCACCGCCCTGGCCGCCGGTGTGATCGCCTTCTGGCTCGGCTCCGCACACCCGTATTCCGCATGGATCATCGCGGGCCTGCTGATGGGCGTGTGCGCCGGATTGCAGATCACCGGATGGGTGCGTGCCTGGCGGGGCTACGGCACCGGCGCCGATGCACTCTGGGGCGCCGTCGTGTTCACCATCGGCTTCCTCCCGGCGTTCGGGATCGGGATGCTCGAGAGCCGGATCTGGAACTCGGCCACCGACGACCCCGCCCCCACCCCCGTGTTCTACCTGACGCTGGCCGCCGTGGCCCTGGGCTTCACCGGCCTGCACGGCTCCTCCCTCACCCCCAGCCCCGGCACCCGCCGCTACCAACGAGCCCTCGACGCCGTAGCCGCCCTCCCCGACGCCGAGCGCGAACGCCTCACCACCGACCTCGCCACCGCACTGCGCATCCTGCGCGAACACCGCATCATCACCCCCACCGAATACCGCGCCGCCCGCGCCGCACCCCTGGGCGGCCTCGTCACCACCCTCACTAACCGCTCCCCGACATGACCGCCCCGAGCTCCCCCGAGAGGTGACCATGACCGCCGACCGCAACGATCAGGCACGCGCGACTCGGATCGGATTGGGGCGCAGGCGCGGCTGGGCCGGTCTCGTCGCCGGGATCGGCGCACTCGGACTGCTCGAGGCGGCGGTCCTGCACTTCCTCGCCCATGCCTTCCTGCCCACCGGGATCGCCACCGCGGTCGACCTCGTCGCCGCCGCGTTGACCGTGCTGGTGATCGTCGCGCTCGCCTCACCCCTGTGGGGTTGGCTACGGGTCGACGCCACAGGGGTGCGGCTGCGGTTCGGCTGGCTCGCCGCCATCGACATTCCCGCCGCGGCGATCGCCGATGTTCGTGAGCAGCCCACCGACATCCGCAACCCCGTCACGCTCGGCCTGGACTTCGACTCCGACACGGGCCTGTTGACGGTGGTGCGTGCACCTTCCTCGCCGCTGATCCGCATCACGTTGACCACCGAGATAGGCGCCCGCACCCAAGGATGGCGGCGGGTCCAGGCGCGGGCGGTCCTGGCCAGCGTCGACAACATCGATGCGCTCGACGAGTACATGCGGCGATAGTTTCACCGGGCTCGGCGGCCGTCGGTTGTATCACCGGTCCCGGGGCGGTGACGCCACCGGATGGGCCCCGCGCGACCTCGATCGGATCGCCGACGATGCGACGAGACCGTCGCCGAAACACTGCTATCGGGTGAGGGTTTTCTCCACCAGGTCCAAGAAGGCGTCGACTTCGCGTTCGTCGTAGCCGCGGTGCCCGAATCGCGGCCGCCGGAACGTGATCTCGCGGACCTCGGCCGCGGTCAACCGGTCGGCGCCGCGCAAGGTGGCTTCGACCCGGTCGAGGAAGTCGTCGACATCGTCTTCGCGATAGCCGCGGGCACCGAACGGCGGCTTGCTGAACGTGACCGCGCGGACGTCGTCTGCGCTGAGACCCATCGTTGCCTCCTCCACCCGGCTGATCGGTCCATTGTCGCCGCATCAGCGCCGGCTCGCGGCGCGAACGAGGTGAACGGCGCCACTGTCACCCACAGAGCGGCACGAACGAGGTAGTCGGCGTTGCTGTCCCACAAAGGCGGTGCTGGGTCGTCGCTACTCACGATGATCGAACACGACCTCGAGTTTCGCCGAACCCGAGGCGTCGGCCAGCACCTCGGCGGCACGCTCGATCCGCCGCCGCACACCAGCGCTCAGCGCCTCGAACCCGGTCACCGTGACCAGGTTCTCGCCACGGCGATAACGCCAGATGCCCACCACCTCACCAGCGTCGAGCACTGCGCCGGGTGCCGACACCGGCCGCCACACCAGCCTGCGGTAGGCCGTCTCGGGCACCAGCAGCGTTCGGTCGATCTGCCGCAGATACGGGTCGTGCGGCGGGACGAGGACCGTGCCCGAGGCCGGCGGTGCGGACAGCAGGTCGTCGACGAGGGCGCTGGGCAGGCTGTAGCGGCGCCCGTCGACGGTGACCGGCACCAGATCGGCCGCCTTCCACACGCTGGTCACATCGACCGGTTCGACCCCCAGCCATTCGGCGAACACGGCGCGCGTGGTCGGACCGTTGACGCGGAAGAAGGTGTCGAGCAGGGTCGCGCGCGGCTGCCGCGGACGCTCGCGCGGATGCGCCGGAGCGGGCCACAAGACGGTGCCGCGCCGCTCATCCGCGCCCACCAGGATCTGGGCCCGACACCCGGCGGTGCGGAACAATCCATCGGGCACATGCCGCGCCTGGCAGCGTTCACACCACCGCACCAACTCATCCGGGACACGTTCGGTGACGCGAGTGCTGGCCTCGGACTTGGAAATCGGGCCGGTGACCACAGCGCGCAAAGCATCGGCCACGGCGTCGACCGCTTCGACCGCGTCCGCGCCACCGGAGTCGGTGGGCAACGGTGTATTCGCGGCAGTGACGAAATCCAGGCGATCGAGGCGATGCACATGCGGCGCGCCCCGCACCGACCACATCGCCACCAGCGGCCCGTCCGGTCCGATGGCTACGGGCGCGGATCGAGCCCGTAGTGACCGCAGCGCCCCCTCGGGTCGACCGTCCTGGACACCGAGCAGCAACAGAACGTCCAGCTCCATACCGTCGGCGCCGAAGCCGTGGCGATACCAACGGTGACCCAGCCACCGCTGCCGGTCGACGACGAGCGCGCCCGCCATCACTCCACTCTAAGAGCCGGCACCCACCCGGCGGGCGTGGGTGTAGATCAGGCGCGCGTATTCGGTGAGCAACCGGTCCAGGCCGATGGGCTGCTCACCGGTGGCGGTCTGCTGGAAACCGATCAGCATCGCCATCCCCAGCTCGGTGACCACCGCGGCGGTATCGTCATCGCCCACCACACCCTTGATCGCCTTGTGCACGGTGCGCCTGCGGGATTCGTCGACCCGCTTGACCGCCAGATTCACCGATTCGTCATTGGCCGCCCACGCGCGGATCGCGGCTTCGGCGGCGTGATGCAAGCCCAGCGCCAGATCCGACATGGCGCGAACATCGTCGTCGGGGTGGCCCTGGTTGAAGTTGAGGGTGCGCAGGATGAGGACCTGGCGGTTCTCCCAATGGTCCAGCAGAGCGTCGACGAAACCCTGCCAACTACCGAAATGATGGTAGAAGGAGCCGCTGGTGACACCGAGGCGCCGGCACAGCACGCCGATGTTGAGATGTTTGAAGCCGAGTTCGGCGAGCACTTCCAGTCCGGTGTGGAAGTACTGCTCCTTGGTGACCACTCGTGACATACGGCGCCGTTCTATTGGTATGGGCTGGTGGAAGGACCGAACGGTACCCCATCGTGTCGTCGGCTGGCCCGAGGGTAGCCGAGTCCCGACTCCTATTACAGAGTGTCACCGGGTATCAGTTACTTCCTGAGACATTAAGCGCGGGAAGGGAACCGGGTGCGCAGCATCCGATCTCCGTTCAGAAAACTGGCACGACCTGCTACCGCGTCTGTATAACAGAGCAAGTGCTCTGTTATGGTGGTGGCATGCCCCGCCCACGGATTCACGACCCCGACGCCGTCCTCGACGCAGCCACCCACCTGGCTGCGACCTCGGGCCCGGCCGCGGTCACCATCCGGGCCGTCGCCGCCGCGACCGGGGTCTCCAACGGCGCGATCTACCACAGCTTCGGCTCCCGCGCGCAACTGCTGGCTCGCGCCTGGTTACGCGCCGCGCACCGATTCCTCGAGATGCAGAACGCGCAGGTCGACGCCGTCCTCCCGGCCACCCCGCAGCCCGGCTCCCCCGCCTGCGTGGACGCCGTCGTCGCCGCCGCGGCCACACCCGCGCTCTTCGCCCGCGAACACCCCGACTCCTCGGCGCTGCTGCTGACCATTTCCCGCGACCAACTCCTCGGCGACGACCTGCCCGAGGCGCTCGCCGACGAACTCGCCGGCACCGACCGCGCCCTGGTCGGGTTGATGATCCGGCTGGCGCAGGCGATGTGGGAGCGCCGCGACGCCCGCGCGGTCGCCGTCATCACCACCTGCCTCGTCGATCTGCCCACCGCGATCCTGTTGCGCCGCGACC
This genomic interval carries:
- a CDS encoding TetR/AcrR family transcriptional regulator, whose product is MPRPRIHDPDAVLDAATHLAATSGPAAVTIRAVAAATGVSNGAIYHSFGSRAQLLARAWLRAAHRFLEMQNAQVDAVLPATPQPGSPACVDAVVAAAATPALFAREHPDSSALLLTISRDQLLGDDLPEALADELAGTDRALVGLMIRLAQAMWERRDARAVAVITTCLVDLPTAILLRRDQIDSPHAQHQLRAAVRAVLDVGPPD
- a CDS encoding cytochrome P450; translated protein: MSVETTADIVGQVLLKLAEPEGRADPYPLYERLRACGPAVPAPDGTLVVTGYRLVSALARDHRLRKRPETSLTANGFPHWRQRPGLRLIFGSMLVANPPEHTRLRRLVSGAFTNRRVAGMRAAIEGLVSGLLDRMEAADGPVDFIDEFAFPLPVTVIGELLGIPESDRMRFQPLVRDWTMVLDRLDEPTVAAADTAADTIIDYLGELIARRRREPADDLLSALATPDGLPDDELITMAALLFAAGFETTTGLLANGLLALLDHPDQADQLRQHPELAGSAVEELLRYNSPVQLLTSRTAPEAMNVGGLELAAGQRVIMLLGAANHDPEIFDDPARLRLDRDGEPPLSFGGGIHYCLGAPLARLEAQIAFPALLRRFPGLALAADPAPRDGLALHGLVRMPIHLR
- a CDS encoding DivIVA domain-containing protein, translated to MGLSADDVRAVTFSKPPFGARGYREDDVDDFLDRVEATLRGADRLTAAEVREITFRRPRFGHRGYDEREVDAFLDLVEKTLTR
- a CDS encoding IclR family transcriptional regulator; the protein is MPGSIQSIERAAAIMALVAQAPFGIGVSEVAGALGLPKATVHGLLRTLHGVGYVEQDSRSGKYRMGAGPSGAGMDTNVLRSYAMNWADTLAARSGESVRMGAVHDDGVQIVHHVFRPDPSPQRLRVGVVLPLHATALGKVLLAYTPGLAERGDELTAFTRRTITAPRALHAQIAQVRAQGFATDIGEFAAERASVAAPVRDPGGRVVGAIGVVGAVDRVSSAAVVGPGLVELVRSAASAISGDIAADRARVRR
- a CDS encoding TetR/AcrR family transcriptional regulator; this encodes MSRVVTKEQYFHTGLEVLAELGFKHLNIGVLCRRLGVTSGSFYHHFGSWQGFVDALLDHWENRQVLILRTLNFNQGHPDDDVRAMSDLALGLHHAAEAAIRAWAANDESVNLAVKRVDESRRRTVHKAIKGVVGDDDTAAVVTELGMAMLIGFQQTATGEQPIGLDRLLTEYARLIYTHARRVGAGS
- the glpK gene encoding glycerol kinase GlpK, with the translated sequence MRAAGRASNRFVLAVDQGTTSSRAIVYDAAGQLVSVVQREHRQLYPAAGRVEHDAAEVRRHVEALIGRAIGAAGIAAGQVVGIGIANQRETTLLWDRRTGRPVGNAIVWQDTRTDDLVAELAARPDAAEVSRLSGLPLLGYFAAPRIRWLLNRDERLRDDAERGHILFGTMDSWLIWNLTGGAHVTDVSNAGRTLLMNLHTLDWDARLLEFFGIPRAMLPDIRSSAEIYGHTVIEPAGIPIAAALGDQQAALVGQTCFAAGETKCTYGTGAFLLSNTGTAPVFSRHGLLTTVGFRLGAEPAHYALEGSIASTGSLVQWLRDRLGLIDAAPEIETLAATVADNGGCSVVPAFSGLFAPRWQAEARGVITGLTSYITRGHLARAVLEATAWQTREVVEALNADTGQPVTELRVDGGMTSNNLLMQQISDALGIPVQRPLFAETVSLGAAYAAGLAVGLWPDLDGLRRNRHIAGRWLPTVSAADRDRGYRQWSRAAALSYHGTGDTGS
- a CDS encoding esterase/lipase family protein gives rise to the protein MGWEVRRAARAAAVLAGAAIMAAGTVSGQVQAGPQVPFTEQLLADQINQATPHPGLAAVTSTGSAGTVPSRSTVAAGPGPEMTAALAAFAYGLLHPNAAPPGANDWNCRPTAEHPRPVVLMHGSWMNAYDNFAYLSPRLARAGFCVFALNYGQAGVLDGGGLGPLLPGRNAVGPMTQSSRQLADFVDRVLGETGAQSVDIVAHSQGGTVSNHYVKFDGGNQKVTKLVTLGATHHGTSLLGIAALGRAINDLGVDILGFNQLFVGPANIEQVIGSPFLTALNAGGDTAAGVDYTVIGSRWDEIVNPYDLTFLRAGPDATVTNLTVQDGCEQDLSDHLTMMYSPRATSMVLRALDPAAHPDLVCTFNPWLVGGGGSL
- a CDS encoding DNA glycosylase AlkZ-like family protein — protein: MAGALVVDRQRWLGHRWYRHGFGADGMELDVLLLLGVQDGRPEGALRSLRARSAPVAIGPDGPLVAMWSVRGAPHVHRLDRLDFVTAANTPLPTDSGGADAVEAVDAVADALRAVVTGPISKSEASTRVTERVPDELVRWCERCQARHVPDGLFRTAGCRAQILVGADERRGTVLWPAPAHPRERPRQPRATLLDTFFRVNGPTTRAVFAEWLGVEPVDVTSVWKAADLVPVTVDGRRYSLPSALVDDLLSAPPASGTVLVPPHDPYLRQIDRTLLVPETAYRRLVWRPVSAPGAVLDAGEVVGIWRYRRGENLVTVTGFEALSAGVRRRIERAAEVLADASGSAKLEVVFDHRE